A window of the Oryza brachyantha chromosome 5, ObraRS2, whole genome shotgun sequence genome harbors these coding sequences:
- the LOC102707873 gene encoding ABSCISIC ACID-INSENSITIVE 5-like protein 2: protein MIQAMASHAGGSSGGGRDAGAARGGAMQSLVRQGSLYGLTLNEVQSQLGEPLLSMNLDELLRSVFPEGVDPDGGGSVAGQSQPAMGLQRQGSITMPPELSKKTVDEVWKGIQDVPKRGAEEGGRRRRERQPTLGEMTLEDFLVKAGVVTDGYLKDPNDLPVNMDVVGGTAAAASTSDLNAGAQWVQQYQQQAFEPQHSSIAAPYMASHLAPQPLAVATGSVLDPIYSDGQITSPMLGALSDPQTPGRKRGASGEIADKIVERRQKRMIKNRESAARSRARKQAYTNELENKVLRLEEENERLKKQKELDEILNSAPPPEPKYQLRRTSSAGF from the exons ATGATTCAGGCAATGGCTTCGCATGCTGGAGGGAGTAGCGGTGGTGGCCGagacgccggcgcggcgcggggcggggcgATGCAGAGCTTGGTGAGGCAGGGCTCGCTGTATGGACTTACCCTCAATGAGGTGCAGAGCCAGTTGGGAGAGCCTTTGCTTAGCATGAATCTTGACGAGCTGCTTAGAAGCGTGTTTCCTGAGGGAGTGGATCCtgatggtggtggtagtgTTGCGGGCCAGTCCCAGCCGGCCATGGGCCTGCAGCGCCAGGGGAGCATCACGATGCCTCCGGAGCTGAGCAAGAAGACGGTGGATGAGGTGTGGAAGGGCATCCAGGATGTGCCGAAGAGGGGCGCTGAGGAGGGtggccggcggaggcgagaGAGGCAGCCGACCCTGGGGGAGATGACGCTTGAGGATTTCCTGGTCAAAGCTGGGGTTGTCACAGATGGATATCTGAAGGATCCAAATGATTTGCCAGTTAACATGGATGTGGTAGGGGGCACTGCAGCCGCAGCTAGTACGTCTGATTTGAATGCCGGAGCACAGTGGGTACAGCAGTATCAGCAGCAGGCCTTCGAGCCCCAGCATTCAAGCATAGCTGCTCCTTACATGGCAAGTCACTTGGCACCTCAGCCATTGGCCGTTGCTACAGGTTCTGTTTTGGATCCGATTTACTCCGATGGTCAAATCACTTCGCCAATGCTTGGGGCACTTTCTGATCCTCAGACGCCTGGGCGCAAACGTGGTGCCTCAGGGGAGATTGCAGATAAGATAGTAGAACGAAGGCAGAAGAGAATGATAAAGAACAGGGAATCAGCTGCTAGGTCAAGAGCGAGGAAGCAG GCTTACACTAACGAGCTCGAAAACAAAGTATTGCGTCTAGAAGAGGAGAATGAAAGGCTAAAGAAGCAGAAG GAGTTGGATGAGATATTGAACTCTGCACCGCCCCCAGAACCCAAGTATCAACTCAGGAGAACAAGCTCGGCCGGCTTCTGA